tcaaaaatattattcgtataatgtacgtgtgtcacaaagacgtttcgggcatttaaagtcaagtacgggcaatcatggcaacatgtaaatgtaataacatacattcgtttaatcacaagtattaataataataattattaataaataaacgttggaaaatccagggtcgttacataaggTCGCATCCTTTAATCACCTCGAGCATCGCCTTATTGCGGTCATGCACCTTCACCGCATCAACATAGGCATTGAACTTTACAGACACGGGGTCCGAGTCCATTACTTTTTACGCAATGGTGGGGAGGGAGGTGCGAAGCTTCAACAAgtccgcctctgccagctcgcggcCAGTTACCGCGCCATCCTTCTCTCGACTGACCCTGTCTAGGTCAGCCCGCAAACGTTCCGCTTCACCTTTGGCCTGATCAACAGCCCCCATCAGCTCTTGATTTTTCTTCCTTTCCGCAATCAAGGAAGTTTTCATTTCATCCGCAGATGCCTCGGCAGCCTTGCGTGCCTCCTATGCGTCTCTCCTATCGTTCCTCAACTGATCAACACCCGCTTGTAGCAAGCCTAGCTCAGTTTCTTTCCGCACGGTCAATTGGTACAAATTCGTAGCACGATGTACTCCATCCGCGAACATGCCAAAAAACACAAGGCCGTTTTGGATAAAGGCGTTGTGCGCTTGGTGgaagggcagtgcggctagttgctcGCGGAATTCGGCCGAGAAAATTTGTTGCAGAAAAGCTGACTGTTCAGCGGCATTCTCTGCCGAGGATTGGGTAAGCTGGGCCAGGCTAGCGAGGCGGAAGCTACCGCGTGGTGGAGTTGGTGTAGAATCAGAATCAAGATGTATAGCTTTGTCTCTTGACGTGGCGGTAGCTTCAAGGTCTGGATTTGCCTGCGGTGGCTTATGGTGCGTGTCGTCCAGATGCTCTGTGCAGATGCATTGGTTAGTTAATATGGTCATAACTTAACAGAAGCAGTGGTAATGTGATGCTCACCCGTGGTTGGAGGTGGAAGATTTGTGGATGGCTGCTCTACGAGAATGAAGTTGTCATCCATTTGTTTCCCGATGTTTGCGGGGCAAGTACCTCATTCTCGCCTGATTTTTCCTGCTCAAGGGGCTCATTTATTTTCTGTTTGCGAAAGGAGATCGTCGCAATATCCTCTGCGGTTAACACCTTCTTTATCTTCATCTCTACATACATAAACGAGGGTTAATCACAGACATATGTGGCTGCGTAAAATAGATATACACgttactattcctacccttgccattcggtgCGACTATGGCTGGTCGCAGATCCTCCCATGGCCAATGGGCGGATATCTTCCCCAGACGCAGTATCACGTTTCCATAGGCGCGGTGGACAAGCAGTGCGTTTGCGCACTCCGCGAGTAGCTTGGTTTCTTCCTCGTCCAGTTTTGGGGTTTTGTTTACATCTTTTGTACCTCGTCGCACCAAACTAAGGTTTGCGGGAAACTCGTGCCCACAACGGTTTGGTCAATAAAGAAGAAGGTTTCTTTCCATTGGCCGGCATTTGATTTGGGTGTTTTTGTGAAGTTTTGGCGTACGAAAAACGTAAACCAGGACTTATGATGCGTGGCGAGACGGTATAAATGGCAAAACATGTTGACCATGGGTACTTTGTTTAGAGAGCAGCACACCACATTTCGAACAGGACTATTTTTTCTATTGTGTATGGATGTAACTGCCCTAACCCTACGTGGTAATGGTCTAACACACCTAGGAAAAAGTCTTACGGTGGCACCCTAAAGTTTCCGTGCTTAAACGCGTGTTCGTAAATGgccacctttttctccggtggctcATGGGCGCGTTGGTGGGCTAGGGGTGGCACCGGATTATACTGTGCTATTGGCGGGTATTGCTTAATTAAAGTATCTATATGTTTCTGCTCAATGACAGATTCTACACTATCTACAAAGGTTTCGTTAGCTTTCGTCATTTAATAAGGGTGATCAGCGATTTACTGACCTTCTATGAACGACCGGAAATAAACGACTTCTAATCGGAACTGATTTGAGCAGCGTATTGGAGACGATTTGGAAGAAAGGGTAGAAATGAGGGTTTTTTGcgtgtatttataggcaaatgtgGGGTGGCAAAATTAATCAAGAGCGTACACGTGTTACACAACCGACGGTCGATGTTTGTTGTATGCGCGTTGGTTTCTGTTTGTTGTACCCAATGTTGAGCGCGTAGCTCACACGCGCCTGCCCACTgtcactttatgtcttgtcagccgaatgggcttctgcgacaaTGAAAGGCATTTAATGACCTCGAAGCGCACGCGAAAAATTTAATGctggccgttttcttgtttttctttttagcttaatagtttgatatcatatgtcttgcgtcatataacatcaaactgggggggacataatgataccgcaacccgcatgcgcatacTATACGTGTGCGGGCAAATGCCGGCGTGCGTATGCGCATACTTtatatgcggtatgcggcatgcggtgGTGTATTGAATACCTTCGTTCCCGGTGCGgcggttacttggtcatcaagttgatatcttttccataattacatccgagattcgggggagtttgttatggaagagATTACCATTATCCTGGATGGTTCTCGAATTAGGGTTggcctatatatactaaccctaattatcattccaaGCATCATCACACTTTACGTAGGCTTACAATACGTAATCATTATCATCGTTCATCAAAGGTTAACATGTTAGTCACTCTCGACGGTTTCCTACAGCCTTATTTGGGCCTTCGATCGACgaccgtcatcgaaggtggacttaatcacctagccaccccgccgacattatcatgtcggccagggttattcacggtagccggaccgaagAGCTAacttctaagatccttaaacccctttaAAACGTATCGAATATGCATATTGACTTCTTGGAAAATATATGCAGGATCAGCGTCATTTATTATAAAGAATTTGCTAACGATAACTCTTATGACTGTCGTTAGTGTATTTTAAAGTCTTGTATTCAACTGTTACTTACTGATTTGAAAGCAACACTTATTAGATTGTACAATTATTTCATGCATGTTAATGTGAGCTATGTCGTTAGCAAAatcatattataatacttatttatcgtattatattattatcaaatttttttaatgattgattttaaaaataatattgttAACATATAACTTTATTTCGGACTCAAGGAAGAATTCTAAGGGTGGAATTAGAAATCAACGGATAGAACAATAGCACTTATCACTTATTTTCTAGACAACTTTAAAAATTACTTCATCAATCAAGTTAatcatgattaaaaaaaaaaaaaaagtgtcgaTTGCGAAACCGAGAAACTAaattttaaagtttaaatttaaagTAAAAAACTGAAATCAAAACTTATCACTTTTTCATCGTCTTCCACACCTTCAATCTCTTTATCTCTCTCAAAAAAAAAAACCTATTCGTCTCTCTCTAAATCTATACCTTTTGTATCTATAGCTCTCACTTATCACACATACACTTCAGTTACTCAAAACACAGTCTTCTGCATTATTTTTTAATGGCGGATTCAACAAAATACATTCCAGTAAATGGAAGAAATTTAGTTTCAGACTTGAaattaaaaaccctattttcattcAGAACCAAGAAAACAAAAGCTTTTGTTTATGCATTTGTTTCTATTTTCGTTGCTGTTACTTTTTTCTTAGCATTTAATCCTTCCCCTGATCCTTCATCTCCATGGTTTTCCAATATTTTCATCACCAGTACAACTATCAAAGCCAATGGTACAACATCTTCATCTTCCAAGTTTTCTAATATTTATTCCTACTTTTTTCCTTCAAATTCTTCAGGAATCACACAAAGTGGTAATGATACTATTCCAAGATCTCAAACAGTGAATCTTAATGAACCAAGTGTGATTAATAATCAGTCAATTAGTCAAAATCATACTCAAATTAATGCTCAACAAGAAACCAACCACACGGCTATAATCATGCCAAAATTAGCAAAGAATGAATCAGTGActgaaaatggggtgaaatcaagtTCAAAACCTCAAGATTCAGTGCCGGTTAAGTTGGGGACTGGTGGGCCCAgtcaaagaattgaagaaaaaaacAGAGGAAATAATGTTAGTTCTGTTTCAGAAAAGAAACAGGGGAATGAAGATGGTAAAAAACAGGGGATTAAAGATTTATTGAAGAAATTAGTAAATTGTGATATGTTTGATGGAGAATGGGTAAGAGATGAATCATATCCGTTGTATAAACCTGGTTCTTGTTCATTAATTGATGAGCAATTTAATTGTTTTTCAAATGGTAGGCCTGATTTAGGGTTTCAACAGTACAAGTGGAAACCTAAAGCTTGCACTTTACCAAGGTATGTTTAATTTCCTAAAATTTTATTTTTTGGTAATTATTGATTATGCTATCTGTTGGGTGTAATCTGATTTTGTTTAGTTGACTGCCGAAAGTGAAAATGTTGTTTAGTTTGGCAGAAAATAGTATCTAATTATGTAAATTTTGTTAAGGGTTTCATTTGAAATTGTTGAAATTTTGGATAATGAAGTTGTATTAACATGTATAGGTTGGACGGAAGCATAATGTTACAATTGTTGAGAGGAAAACGATTGGTTTTCGTTGGCGATTCATTGAATAGGAACATGTGGGAATCATTAATTTGCATCTTACGAAATTCGGTTAAAGATCAAACTAAGGTTTATGAAGCCTCAGGAAGGCACAACTTCAGATCAGAACCTTCTTATGCTTttatatttaaggtatataaaagtTTATTTAATAATAACTAGTTGATAgaggtttttataaataaactaTGCTCAATATGCAGTTTTAATTGTATCAATTATCAGGATTATAATTGCACAGTTGAGTTCTATGTGGCACCATTCTTGGTTCAAGAATGGGAAGCCAAAGATAAAAATGGAACAAAAAAGGAGACCCTTCGGCTCGATCTGATCAGTAACTCAGCTTATCAGTACAAAACTGCGGATGTGGTTGTCTTTAACACCGGCCATTGGTGGACTCATGAAAAGACTTCCAAAGGGTAATTTTAGaatacttattttttttaaataaaaacgatTCAAAATTTATTGTAGTGGTGATTGTTACATATTTTGCAGAGAAGATTACTATCAAGAAGGTGGACACATCTATAGCGAGCTTAACGTTTTAGAAGCCTTTCGTAAAGCTATGACAACATGGG
The window above is part of the Rutidosis leptorrhynchoides isolate AG116_Rl617_1_P2 chromosome 1, CSIRO_AGI_Rlap_v1, whole genome shotgun sequence genome. Proteins encoded here:
- the LOC139876589 gene encoding protein trichome birefringence-like, whose product is MADSTKYIPVNGRNLVSDLKLKTLFSFRTKKTKAFVYAFVSIFVAVTFFLAFNPSPDPSSPWFSNIFITSTTIKANGTTSSSSKFSNIYSYFFPSNSSGITQSGNDTIPRSQTVNLNEPSVINNQSISQNHTQINAQQETNHTAIIMPKLAKNESVTENGVKSSSKPQDSVPVKLGTGGPSQRIEEKNRGNNVSSVSEKKQGNEDGKKQGIKDLLKKLVNCDMFDGEWVRDESYPLYKPGSCSLIDEQFNCFSNGRPDLGFQQYKWKPKACTLPRLDGSIMLQLLRGKRLVFVGDSLNRNMWESLICILRNSVKDQTKVYEASGRHNFRSEPSYAFIFKDYNCTVEFYVAPFLVQEWEAKDKNGTKKETLRLDLISNSAYQYKTADVVVFNTGHWWTHEKTSKGEDYYQEGGHIYSELNVLEAFRKAMTTWGMWVDANINPTKTSVFFRGYSASHFSGGQWNSGGACDHEIEPITNTTYLTPYPDKMTVLENVFKGMKTRVSYLNITRLTDFRKDGHPSIYRKQHYTEEEMKSPLHFQDCSHWCLPGVPDAWNEILYAQLLVKKYQSQQPL